One bacterium DNA segment encodes these proteins:
- the cas2 gene encoding CRISPR-associated endonuclease Cas2, whose translation MRITYLVCYDISDDRRLRQVHKFMLGFGERVQYSVFFCDLSDSEKILMFEGLHPLINHREDKVMIVRLGPADGRLSEHIETLGVSSSLQTADRKALIF comes from the coding sequence ATGCGGATTACTTATCTTGTTTGCTATGACATTTCAGATGATCGAAGACTCAGACAAGTTCATAAATTCATGCTCGGCTTTGGGGAGCGCGTTCAGTATTCCGTATTCTTTTGCGATTTATCCGACTCAGAAAAGATATTGATGTTCGAAGGTTTGCATCCGCTGATCAACCACCGGGAAGACAAAGTCATGATCGTGCGGCTCGGACCTGCTGATGGCAGACTCTCGGAACACATTGAAACGCTTGGCGTATCTTCTTCGCTTCAAACTGCAGACAGGAAAGCTCTCATTTTTTAA